In Chryseobacterium gotjawalense, the following are encoded in one genomic region:
- a CDS encoding MutS-related protein, whose protein sequence is MEELHELLAAKKETLQKLQKKLTVLGWIRVATFLSIAYFLLKYFIFESGLQSHLYLGFFFTVLFFILGFFLLNVKQELQFYKDYIHIGNQIITKTEFDTGLDFEEDIDNHPFAKDLDIVGKNSLFSYISYCETVLGKNKLKDFLLNLRVEKEKIIAKQKSIDELSQKTEWNIHFLTLAKSLDINGKIKHPELKESVFKNAVLAKIAVIVIPVLTFGVLLSLVFISIPSLYLILIFAGIFACSRFILMFYGKKMEYISGTLSFNSEQYEQFLAIFSHIEKEQFKEELNQQLQKKFISGKSKSSRKEIEKLARLLRNYENGQSNIGVILNNFFLWKLNFALKIENQIKNIEQDLPQWFDAFSEFEALISLGIFRFKNPQYHYPEISNSGEKLKAEQIIHPLLFQPEVVSNDFQIAQNTEISIITGANMTGKSTFLRTVGINLVLAMNGCPVAAREFTFIPMKLFTSMRTSDSLNDGTSYFNAEILRLRSLVENLDKGIPQFIILDEILKGTNSQDKLTGSELFLEKLMKSKTLFSCLIATHDLELTKIEEKFPAEIKNYCFELEQKNGELETDYKLQNGVTKSMNAIYLMKKFGIID, encoded by the coding sequence ATGGAAGAATTACATGAGCTCCTTGCTGCAAAAAAGGAAACCTTACAGAAATTACAGAAAAAGCTGACGGTTTTAGGCTGGATCAGAGTTGCGACATTCCTTTCCATTGCTTACTTTTTATTAAAATATTTCATCTTTGAAAGTGGTTTGCAAAGTCATTTGTATTTGGGGTTTTTTTTCACGGTTTTATTTTTCATTTTGGGATTTTTCCTTTTAAATGTAAAACAGGAACTGCAATTTTATAAAGATTACATTCATATTGGAAATCAGATAATTACCAAAACAGAATTCGATACAGGACTTGATTTTGAGGAGGATATTGATAATCATCCTTTTGCTAAAGACCTGGATATTGTGGGCAAAAACTCACTTTTCAGTTACATTAGCTACTGCGAAACGGTTTTAGGTAAAAACAAACTCAAAGATTTTCTTTTAAATTTAAGGGTAGAAAAAGAGAAAATAATCGCCAAGCAAAAGTCAATCGATGAGCTTTCGCAAAAAACTGAATGGAATATTCATTTCCTCACTTTAGCGAAATCGCTGGATATCAATGGAAAAATTAAACATCCAGAGCTTAAGGAATCTGTTTTTAAAAACGCCGTTTTAGCAAAAATTGCGGTCATTGTAATTCCTGTTTTAACTTTCGGCGTTTTGCTTTCTTTGGTTTTTATCAGTATTCCCTCTCTATATCTGATTTTAATTTTCGCTGGCATTTTTGCCTGTTCCCGATTTATTTTAATGTTTTATGGTAAAAAAATGGAGTATATTTCCGGGACTTTATCTTTTAATTCTGAACAGTATGAGCAGTTTTTAGCCATATTTTCTCACATCGAAAAAGAACAATTCAAAGAGGAATTGAATCAACAGCTTCAGAAGAAATTTATTTCGGGGAAAAGCAAATCGTCACGAAAAGAAATTGAAAAGCTCGCGCGTCTCCTTAGGAATTATGAAAATGGACAAAGTAATATCGGAGTCATTCTGAATAATTTCTTCCTCTGGAAACTGAACTTTGCGCTGAAAATTGAAAATCAGATTAAAAATATTGAGCAGGATTTACCGCAATGGTTTGATGCTTTTTCAGAGTTTGAAGCTTTGATTTCTTTGGGGATTTTCCGCTTCAAAAATCCTCAATATCACTATCCGGAAATTTCTAATTCTGGCGAAAAACTGAAAGCAGAACAAATAATTCATCCCCTTTTATTTCAGCCAGAAGTGGTTTCTAATGATTTTCAGATAGCGCAAAACACAGAGATCTCCATCATCACAGGAGCAAATATGACGGGAAAATCTACATTTTTGCGAACGGTGGGAATTAATTTAGTGCTCGCTATGAACGGTTGTCCCGTTGCTGCAAGGGAATTTACATTTATTCCGATGAAACTTTTTACTTCAATGCGGACGAGTGATTCTTTAAACGATGGAACTTCTTATTTCAATGCAGAGATTCTTCGCCTCAGAAGTCTGGTCGAAAATTTAGATAAAGGAATTCCGCAATTCATTATTTTAGATGAGATTTTAAAAGGCACCAATTCCCAGGATAAACTCACTGGTTCCGAATTATTCTTGGAAAAATTAATGAAAAGCAAAACCCTTTTTTCCTGCCTCATTGCCACCCACGATTTGGAACTCACCAAAATCGAAGAAAAATTTCCTGCTGAGATTAAAAACTACTGCTTTGAATTAGAGCAAAAAAATGGGGAATTAGAAACCGATTACAAACTTCAAAACGGCGTTACCAAAAGCATGAACGCAATTTATCTGATGAAGAAATTTGGGATTATTGATTAA
- a CDS encoding prolyl oligopeptidase family serine peptidase: protein MNVKTFALGAAGIMLASCAPQKMTKNLNYPETKKVEHTDEYFGTKVQDPYRWLEDDRAEDTKDWVQREVAFTNDYLAKIPFREEIRAQLNDIWNYEKIGAPFKEGDFTYFYKNDGLQAQSILYRTDKNGKTEVFLDPNKFSEKGTTSLAGISFNKKGNLVAYSISEGGSDWNKIIIINALTKEKIDETIVDVKFSGASWLGDEGFFYSSYDKPKGSELSAKTDMHKVYFHKLGTKQSADQLIIGGENFKRRYMSVGVSDDERYEILRASEATNGNELYIKDLQNKTDFIPVQKGYDFNTNVVDSKGDFIYALTDKNAPNMRLVKFNINQPTVWTDVIPETENVLSVSTGGGYLFAKYMKDAVTSMKQFDYNGKLIRTIDLPGIGTAGGFSGKEKEKDLYFSFTNYITPPTIYKFNAETGKAEVYQKPKVKFNPEDYVSEQIFFTSKDGTKIPMMINYKKGLKRDGKNPTILYSYGGFNISLLPSFSVVNAIWMENGGIYAVPNIRGGGEYGKKWHDAGTKMQKKNVFEDFIAAGEYLQKNGYTSKEHMALSGRSNGGLLVGATMTMRPDLAKVAFPGVGVLDMLRYNKFTAGAGWSYDYGTAEDSKEMFDYLKSYSPVHQVKKGVCYPSTMIITSDHDDRVVPAHSFKFGAELQEKQSCSNPVLVRIETNAGHGAGRSTEQVIGENADILSFALYEMGFKTLKK, encoded by the coding sequence ATGAATGTTAAAACATTTGCTCTTGGTGCAGCAGGAATAATGCTCGCATCTTGCGCTCCTCAAAAAATGACCAAAAATTTGAACTATCCCGAAACGAAAAAAGTTGAACATACCGATGAGTATTTCGGGACCAAAGTTCAGGATCCATACCGATGGTTAGAAGATGACCGCGCGGAAGACACCAAAGACTGGGTTCAGAGAGAAGTCGCTTTTACGAATGATTATCTGGCAAAAATTCCTTTCCGTGAAGAGATTCGTGCACAACTGAATGACATCTGGAATTACGAGAAAATTGGTGCCCCTTTTAAAGAAGGAGATTTTACTTATTTTTATAAAAATGACGGACTTCAAGCGCAATCCATTTTATACCGAACCGATAAAAACGGCAAGACCGAAGTTTTTCTGGATCCTAATAAATTCTCGGAAAAAGGAACGACTTCTTTAGCAGGAATTTCTTTTAATAAAAAAGGAAATCTGGTTGCTTATTCTATTTCCGAAGGCGGAAGCGACTGGAATAAAATAATCATTATCAATGCTTTAACCAAAGAAAAGATTGATGAAACCATTGTTGATGTGAAGTTTTCCGGAGCGTCCTGGCTGGGTGATGAAGGTTTCTTTTATTCAAGTTACGATAAACCAAAAGGGAGCGAACTCTCTGCCAAAACCGATATGCACAAAGTTTATTTCCATAAATTAGGAACGAAACAAAGTGCCGATCAATTAATTATCGGTGGCGAAAATTTCAAAAGACGCTATATGAGCGTTGGAGTTTCTGATGATGAACGCTACGAGATTTTAAGAGCATCTGAAGCAACCAATGGCAACGAACTGTATATTAAAGATTTACAAAATAAAACAGATTTCATTCCTGTTCAAAAAGGATACGATTTTAATACCAATGTGGTCGATTCGAAAGGCGATTTCATTTACGCCTTAACCGACAAAAATGCGCCAAATATGCGTTTGGTAAAATTCAATATCAATCAGCCAACAGTTTGGACTGATGTGATTCCTGAAACCGAAAACGTGCTTAGCGTTTCGACAGGCGGAGGATATCTATTCGCAAAGTATATGAAAGATGCGGTAACCTCGATGAAGCAGTTTGATTATAACGGTAAATTAATCCGTACGATCGATTTGCCAGGAATCGGAACCGCAGGAGGTTTCAGTGGAAAAGAAAAAGAGAAAGACCTGTATTTTTCTTTCACCAACTACATTACTCCGCCAACCATTTATAAATTCAATGCGGAGACCGGAAAAGCTGAAGTTTATCAAAAACCAAAGGTGAAATTTAACCCTGAAGATTACGTTTCAGAACAAATATTTTTTACTTCAAAAGACGGAACTAAAATTCCGATGATGATCAATTATAAAAAAGGATTGAAACGGGACGGAAAGAACCCGACCATTCTTTATTCTTACGGCGGATTCAACATCAGTTTGCTGCCTTCTTTCTCCGTAGTGAATGCGATTTGGATGGAAAACGGCGGAATTTACGCGGTTCCGAATATTCGTGGCGGAGGTGAGTACGGCAAAAAATGGCATGATGCGGGAACGAAAATGCAGAAGAAAAATGTATTCGAAGATTTCATCGCAGCCGGCGAATATTTGCAGAAAAACGGATATACTTCAAAAGAGCACATGGCGCTTTCCGGCCGATCAAACGGTGGACTTCTCGTTGGAGCAACCATGACTATGAGACCTGATCTGGCAAAAGTAGCTTTCCCCGGAGTGGGTGTTTTGGACATGTTGCGTTACAATAAATTCACAGCTGGAGCGGGCTGGAGTTACGATTACGGAACTGCCGAAGACAGCAAAGAAATGTTCGATTATTTAAAATCTTATTCACCGGTTCATCAGGTTAAAAAAGGAGTTTGCTACCCGTCAACCATGATTATCACAAGCGATCACGATGACAGAGTTGTTCCGGCACACTCATTTAAATTCGGTGCGGAACTGCAGGAAAAACAATCGTGCAGTAATCCGGTTTTGGTAAGAATCGAAACCAATGCGGGACACGGCGCAGGAAGAAGTACAGAACAGGTTATTGGCGAAAACGCTGATATCTTGAGTTTTGCGCTTTATGAAATGGGCTTTAAGACTTTGAAGAAATAA
- a CDS encoding four helix bundle protein: MSYENLDIYKISFDLFIETHRKSLKFPKHELYELGSQIRRSSDSVNSNIVEGYGRRVYKNDYLRFLRFSHSSCDETLNHIKKIIRIYPDLSSELELEKLVGNYRTLSIKIHNYIEYVQSNWRT, from the coding sequence ATGAGCTACGAGAATCTTGATATTTATAAAATTTCATTTGATTTATTCATTGAAACTCATCGGAAATCACTAAAATTCCCCAAACATGAACTGTATGAGTTAGGAAGTCAAATCCGGCGTTCTTCAGATTCTGTAAACTCAAACATTGTGGAAGGATACGGAAGAAGAGTTTATAAAAATGATTATCTGAGATTTTTGAGGTTTTCTCACAGCAGTTGCGATGAAACCTTGAATCATATTAAAAAAATCATTCGTATCTATCCTGATCTTTCCTCTGAATTAGAACTTGAAAAGTTGGTAGGAAATTATCGGACTTTAAGTATAAAAATTCACAATTATATTGAATATGTACAAAGCAACTGGCGCACCTAA
- a CDS encoding nucleoside recognition domain-containing protein produces MVLSRIWSAFIIVAIIVGSIKYLFSDSYKAIYNDMVVGKSGDTVQIATQNINELNPEIKNALLLKPAFEQHRIHYKTDSAKSQVAVYRVQQTDGVIGTSETAVKICLGLIGIMTLFMGFMSIAEKAGGINLLSRMIQPFFSKLFPEIPKNHPSFGHMLLNFSANLLGLDNAATPFGLKAMESLQTLNPDKDNASNSQIMFLCLHAGGLTLIPVSIIAIRASMGSHTPTDIFLPCMIATFAATLAAMIVVSLYQKINLLQPVVIAYVGGISAIIGLLVVYLVSLSKDGLDNFSMLLSNGIILLIFFAIVLGALYKKINVFDAFIDGAKEGFWTCVKIIPYLVGMLIAISLLRTSGVFDVLIDGMKWVAQVVGFDTRFVDGLPTALIKPLSGSGARGMMVDTMQTFGADSFQGRLAAVLQGSSDTTFYVIAIYFGAVGIKNTRYTVTAMLLADLVGIITSVILAYIFFA; encoded by the coding sequence ATGGTTTTAAGCAGAATTTGGAGCGCATTTATTATTGTCGCCATTATCGTCGGAAGTATAAAGTATCTGTTTTCGGATTCCTATAAAGCGATTTATAACGATATGGTCGTCGGTAAAAGTGGTGATACCGTGCAAATTGCAACTCAAAATATCAATGAATTAAATCCTGAAATTAAAAATGCCTTATTGCTGAAACCCGCTTTTGAACAACATAGAATTCATTATAAAACGGATTCCGCTAAATCTCAGGTTGCCGTTTATCGCGTTCAGCAAACTGATGGGGTAATAGGTACTTCTGAAACTGCCGTTAAAATCTGTTTAGGCCTAATCGGGATTATGACGCTCTTCATGGGGTTCATGAGTATTGCCGAAAAAGCCGGCGGAATCAATCTTTTATCCCGAATGATTCAGCCCTTTTTCTCTAAGCTTTTCCCCGAGATTCCCAAAAACCATCCGTCTTTCGGGCATATGTTACTGAATTTTTCTGCCAACCTTTTAGGTTTAGATAATGCCGCAACACCGTTCGGACTCAAGGCGATGGAAAGTTTACAAACCTTAAATCCCGACAAAGACAACGCAAGTAATTCGCAAATTATGTTTCTCTGTCTGCATGCCGGCGGATTAACCTTAATTCCGGTTTCGATTATTGCAATCCGCGCTTCGATGGGTTCTCATACGCCGACCGACATTTTTCTGCCTTGTATGATCGCGACTTTCGCAGCGACTTTGGCAGCGATGATTGTGGTTTCTCTTTATCAAAAAATCAATTTATTGCAACCGGTTGTCATCGCTTATGTTGGAGGGATTTCCGCGATTATTGGTTTATTGGTGGTTTATTTAGTAAGTTTAAGCAAAGATGGACTTGATAATTTCAGCATGTTATTGAGCAACGGAATTATCCTTTTGATTTTCTTCGCTATTGTTTTAGGAGCGCTTTATAAAAAAATTAATGTCTTCGATGCTTTTATTGACGGGGCAAAAGAAGGTTTCTGGACCTGTGTGAAAATCATTCCTTATTTAGTCGGAATGCTCATCGCAATTTCTTTGTTAAGAACTTCCGGTGTTTTCGATGTTTTGATCGATGGAATGAAATGGGTCGCTCAAGTCGTTGGTTTTGATACCCGTTTTGTTGATGGTTTACCGACTGCTTTGATCAAACCACTTTCCGGTTCAGGAGCACGGGGAATGATGGTTGACACGATGCAGACTTTTGGTGCAGACAGTTTCCAGGGAAGATTAGCAGCGGTTTTGCAGGGAAGTTCAGACACGACTTTTTACGTGATTGCGATTTATTTCGGTGCGGTAGGAATTAAAAACACAAGATATACGGTGACCGCAATGCTTTTAGCAGATTTGGTGGGGATTATTACTTCGGTAATTTTGGCGTATATTTTCTTTGCTTAA
- the mnmA gene encoding tRNA 2-thiouridine(34) synthase MnmA, producing the protein MKIVVGLSGGVDSSVAAYLLQKQGHEVVALFMRNWNDASVTLEDECPWIEDSNDALMVAQKLGIPYQVIDMSELYKEKIVDYMFDEYKMGRTPNPDVLCNREVKFDVFMKTALSLGAEKVATGHYAQVNSTFDENGKEIFHLLAGADNNKDQSYFLCQLSQDQLSKSLFPIGGLTKPEVREIAREMDLVTADKKDSQGLCFIGKVSLPIFLQQQLEPKEGEIVEIFKDFGDFHQEIPAFLSKLEELQFLSKKIKYEKSDGKVIGKHQGAHYFTIGQSKGLGIGGHAESCFIISRDMETNTIFVGEGKNFPGLFRKALKIENSEVHWVRDDLRLQNGESMKVQARIRYRQTLEEATLYQFEEGFYIEFENPQSAIAEGQFAAWYLDDELVGSGVIA; encoded by the coding sequence ATGAAAATTGTAGTTGGCCTTTCCGGAGGTGTAGATTCGAGTGTTGCAGCGTATCTGTTGCAAAAACAAGGTCATGAAGTGGTGGCGCTTTTTATGCGGAACTGGAATGATGCATCGGTAACTTTGGAAGATGAATGTCCGTGGATCGAGGACAGTAATGATGCTCTGATGGTGGCCCAAAAACTTGGGATTCCTTATCAGGTCATCGATATGAGCGAACTGTATAAGGAAAAAATCGTGGATTATATGTTCGATGAATACAAAATGGGCCGAACGCCGAATCCTGATGTTTTGTGCAACCGTGAAGTGAAGTTTGACGTGTTCATGAAAACAGCCTTATCACTTGGCGCTGAGAAAGTTGCAACGGGACATTACGCTCAGGTGAACTCTACTTTTGACGAAAACGGCAAGGAAATTTTTCATCTTTTAGCCGGAGCAGATAACAATAAAGATCAGTCGTATTTCCTGTGTCAATTGAGTCAGGATCAGCTGTCGAAATCGCTGTTTCCGATTGGTGGATTAACGAAACCTGAAGTCCGGGAAATCGCCAGAGAAATGGATTTGGTGACGGCAGATAAGAAAGACTCACAAGGATTGTGCTTCATCGGAAAAGTGAGTTTACCGATATTTCTACAACAACAGCTTGAACCAAAAGAAGGTGAAATTGTAGAGATTTTTAAAGATTTCGGTGATTTTCATCAAGAAATACCGGCATTTTTATCAAAACTAGAAGAATTACAGTTTCTTTCCAAGAAAATAAAATACGAAAAATCAGACGGAAAAGTGATTGGCAAACATCAGGGTGCACATTATTTCACGATCGGACAAAGCAAAGGTTTGGGCATTGGCGGACATGCGGAATCCTGTTTCATCATTTCCCGCGATATGGAAACCAACACGATTTTTGTGGGCGAAGGGAAAAATTTCCCGGGATTATTCCGTAAAGCTTTAAAAATCGAAAATTCCGAAGTTCACTGGGTTCGTGACGATCTGCGTCTGCAAAATGGAGAATCGATGAAAGTACAGGCCAGAATCCGGTACCGACAGACTTTGGAAGAAGCTACGCTTTACCAGTTCGAAGAAGGATTTTATATCGAATTTGAAAACCCACAATCTGCCATTGCAGAAGGACAGTTTGCGGCGTGGTATCTGGACGATGAATTGGTGGGAAGCGGTGTAATCGCTTAG
- a CDS encoding type II toxin-antitoxin system ParD family antitoxin: MKNTSVSLGNYFDQFVSSQVSGGRYKNVSEVIRAGLRLLENEESKIIALKSAIQNGLNSPRIEDFDLDEHLAKLKSEKTKNG; encoded by the coding sequence ATGAAAAACACATCAGTATCACTCGGAAATTATTTTGATCAGTTCGTTAGCAGCCAAGTATCTGGCGGACGATATAAAAATGTCAGTGAAGTTATTCGTGCGGGGCTTAGACTTTTAGAAAATGAAGAAAGTAAAATTATTGCTTTAAAAAGTGCAATTCAAAATGGTTTGAACAGTCCAAGAATTGAAGATTTTGATTTAGATGAACATTTAGCCAAATTAAAATCTGAAAAAACAAAAAATGGGTAA
- a CDS encoding TolC family protein yields MKKSAVFFLSLLSTFVFSQKVWTLQECVNYAVENNLQVIQNTYNKKLQDNSLQIAKRQYLPGVSGTINNNVSFGQGIDVFGTTNRNDNFSNRASVGADILIYNNGRLEKNIRKTEFDVQASNFDIEKIKNDISLQIAQQYLSILLNREITKISESALDNADKLYKRAKITTEVGTTPQTILAEAEAALAREKQNVKTAQINTERSLFALAMLLQLPDYKNFDIQNVNIQSEIQAPLFSADQIIDKAFENQPQIKSAEVRIKSAEAQTEITETAFWPTVTASAGIGTSYFNSLVTNYAGRDINGNPIKESGFFKQYKDNFGQQLGLSANIPIFNKGITRLNVEQSKINEDIAKTALLQQKQQVLQNVQQAQFDAESNYESYLAASQAEKSSKLALDFAEKSYNAGKTTIYDLNIARNNYANAQGSVEQSKFNYLFSLKLLNFYAGIPLSL; encoded by the coding sequence ATGAAGAAATCTGCTGTTTTTTTTCTGAGTTTGCTGTCCACTTTTGTTTTTTCTCAAAAAGTATGGACGTTGCAGGAATGTGTGAATTACGCTGTAGAAAACAATTTACAAGTTATTCAGAACACTTATAACAAGAAACTTCAGGATAATTCTTTACAAATTGCCAAACGGCAATATTTACCAGGCGTTTCTGGGACGATCAACAATAATGTCAGTTTCGGACAAGGTATTGATGTTTTTGGAACCACCAACCGAAATGATAATTTCAGCAATAGAGCGAGCGTTGGCGCAGATATTTTGATTTATAATAATGGCAGATTAGAGAAGAACATTAGAAAAACAGAGTTCGATGTTCAGGCCAGCAATTTTGATATCGAAAAGATTAAAAATGATATTTCACTTCAAATTGCACAACAATATCTTTCCATTTTACTGAACCGAGAAATTACTAAAATTTCGGAAAGCGCTTTGGATAATGCAGACAAACTCTACAAAAGAGCTAAAATTACTACGGAAGTCGGAACCACACCGCAAACGATTTTAGCAGAAGCAGAAGCGGCTTTGGCAAGAGAAAAACAAAATGTAAAAACCGCACAAATTAATACGGAACGAAGTTTATTCGCTCTGGCGATGCTGTTGCAACTTCCTGACTATAAAAACTTTGACATACAGAATGTCAATATTCAAAGTGAGATCCAGGCGCCATTATTTTCCGCAGACCAAATTATTGATAAAGCATTTGAAAACCAACCTCAGATAAAATCTGCAGAAGTAAGAATAAAATCTGCCGAGGCACAAACTGAAATTACAGAAACTGCTTTTTGGCCGACGGTCACCGCAAGCGCAGGAATCGGAACTTCCTATTTTAATTCTCTGGTGACCAATTATGCAGGGCGTGATATCAACGGAAACCCGATTAAAGAAAGCGGTTTTTTCAAACAGTACAAAGATAATTTCGGACAACAGCTCGGACTTTCTGCCAACATTCCGATTTTCAATAAAGGCATTACCAGATTAAATGTTGAGCAGTCGAAAATTAATGAAGATATCGCTAAAACCGCTTTGCTTCAACAAAAGCAGCAGGTTTTACAAAATGTTCAGCAAGCCCAGTTTGATGCAGAAAGTAATTACGAATCATATCTCGCGGCTTCACAAGCAGAGAAAAGCTCGAAGCTCGCGCTGGATTTTGCTGAGAAAAGCTATAATGCCGGAAAAACGACGATTTATGATTTAAATATTGCCAGAAATAATTACGCTAATGCTCAGGGAAGTGTTGAACAATCGAAGTTTAATTATTTGTTTAGTTTGAAACTGTTGAATTTCTATGCGGGGATTCCCTTATCTTTATAA
- a CDS encoding DEAD/DEAH box helicase has product MSRLISDLGIIHPLQKALTDLEITVATDIQDQVIPVILGQNEDLVALAKTGTGKTAAFGLPLIQLVDVENKNIQTVILAPTRELSQQIFNNLKDFAKYIPEVSIVLLTGGNTVKSQIEELKNPTHIVVATPGRFLDLLEKGALDIKSLKNLVLDEADEMFQALKEDLMPILKAMPKNRRTYLFSATLPGELKDIVHNYMSRNAVSINSEMATVGHQGIDHQYIVVEPIEKLDVLLHFLNSQEGGRGIIFCKTKAAVNKLAKNLAIRKISSGALHGSLTQGIRDRIMDQFREGYIDILVATDLVARGIDVKELAYVVNYHLPDTHEAYVHRSGRTGRAGANGLSMTIIQQEEVKEIAGFEQELGIKFKEIKKADAEAIEWNNTLVWAKKVFKTKPNREIPDEVRQQVKTIFHHLTKEELMDKVLSNYLAENN; this is encoded by the coding sequence ATGTCCAGACTGATATCCGACTTAGGAATAATTCATCCACTTCAAAAAGCCTTAACTGATTTAGAAATAACGGTTGCGACCGATATTCAGGATCAGGTTATTCCGGTGATTCTCGGTCAGAATGAAGATCTGGTTGCATTGGCCAAAACCGGAACAGGTAAAACTGCCGCTTTCGGACTGCCGCTGATACAGTTGGTCGATGTTGAAAATAAGAATATTCAAACCGTTATTTTAGCACCTACCAGAGAACTGAGCCAGCAGATCTTTAATAATCTTAAAGATTTTGCCAAATATATTCCTGAGGTTTCCATCGTCTTGCTGACGGGAGGAAATACGGTGAAATCACAAATAGAAGAGTTGAAAAATCCGACTCATATTGTAGTGGCAACCCCAGGTCGTTTTTTAGATCTGTTGGAAAAAGGAGCACTGGACATTAAATCCCTGAAAAACTTAGTTTTAGATGAAGCTGATGAAATGTTTCAGGCTTTAAAAGAAGACCTGATGCCGATTTTGAAAGCGATGCCTAAAAACCGCCGCACTTATTTATTCAGCGCAACCCTACCGGGAGAACTGAAAGATATTGTTCATAATTACATGTCGAGAAATGCGGTTTCTATTAATTCTGAAATGGCGACGGTCGGACATCAAGGTATTGATCATCAATATATTGTCGTAGAGCCGATTGAGAAATTAGATGTGCTTTTACACTTTTTAAACTCGCAGGAAGGAGGCAGAGGAATTATTTTCTGTAAAACCAAAGCAGCGGTCAATAAACTGGCGAAAAATCTGGCCATCCGTAAAATCTCCTCTGGTGCTTTGCACGGAAGTTTAACGCAGGGAATCCGGGACCGTATTATGGATCAGTTCCGCGAAGGATATATCGATATTTTGGTGGCTACCGATTTGGTCGCAAGAGGAATCGATGTCAAAGAATTAGCCTATGTCGTGAATTATCATTTGCCGGACACGCACGAAGCCTATGTGCATCGCAGCGGCAGAACGGGTAGAGCAGGAGCAAACGGACTTTCGATGACGATAATTCAGCAGGAAGAAGTGAAAGAAATTGCCGGTTTTGAACAAGAATTGGGAATTAAATTCAAAGAGATAAAAAAAGCCGATGCCGAAGCGATAGAATGGAACAATACTTTGGTTTGGGCGAAAAAAGTCTTCAAAACAAAACCCAACCGCGAGATTCCAGATGAGGTCAGACAGCAGGTTAAAACCATTTTTCATCATTTGACGAAAGAAGAATTGATGGATAAAGTGCTTTCAAATTATCTGGCAGAAAACAATTAA
- a CDS encoding type II toxin-antitoxin system RelE/ParE family toxin yields the protein MGKVIWRQEAINDLTDIWDYTFEEWSENQADKYYDAIKSACKHIGENPDLGKIYTEISENLRGFKSGKHIIFYHQISEDQLEIIRILHERMDLKTKINE from the coding sequence ATGGGTAAAGTTATATGGAGGCAAGAAGCAATAAATGATTTAACAGACATTTGGGATTATACATTTGAAGAATGGTCCGAAAATCAGGCTGATAAATATTATGATGCAATAAAATCTGCCTGTAAACATATCGGCGAAAATCCAGATCTTGGTAAAATTTACACTGAAATAAGTGAAAATTTACGCGGATTTAAATCAGGAAAACACATTATATTTTATCATCAAATTTCTGAAGATCAATTAGAGATAATTAGAATATTACACGAAAGAATGGATTTGAAAACGAAGATAAATGAATAA
- a CDS encoding SprT-like domain-containing protein, translated as MSISLLEKYLPNHCLPHLKKWFGDSPIHIKITRGRNSKLGDYRKMPDKSHQITINSTLQPQLFFFVLTHELAHLLAFENFGHRISPHGAEWKHTFRTMLLESIPVYDEDLKPIILKFLKSPKANFMSSPDLVRYFHIEDYEDETSYIEDLEIKDRFIYRKQIYIIEEKRKKNYLCTQLDTDKKYIFKPLARVEKIS; from the coding sequence ATGTCGATTTCGCTTTTAGAAAAATATTTACCGAACCACTGTTTACCGCATCTCAAGAAATGGTTTGGCGATTCTCCCATTCATATCAAAATCACCAGAGGCAGAAATTCCAAACTCGGCGATTATCGGAAAATGCCGGACAAATCGCATCAGATCACCATCAATTCAACCTTACAGCCGCAGCTTTTTTTCTTTGTTCTGACCCATGAACTGGCGCACTTATTGGCATTTGAAAATTTCGGTCACCGTATTTCACCACACGGAGCAGAGTGGAAACATACCTTCAGAACAATGCTTTTAGAAAGCATTCCGGTGTATGATGAAGATTTAAAACCCATTATTTTAAAATTTTTAAAGTCTCCCAAAGCCAATTTTATGTCGAGTCCGGATCTGGTAAGATACTTCCACATCGAGGATTATGAAGATGAAACTTCGTATATCGAAGATCTGGAAATTAAAGACCGGTTCATTTACAGAAAGCAGATTTATATCATTGAAGAAAAACGTAAAAAAAACTATCTTTGTACACAGCTCGATACCGATAAAAAATATATTTTTAAACCCTTGGCGCGAGTAGAAAAAATAAGTTAA